The proteins below come from a single Periophthalmus magnuspinnatus isolate fPerMag1 chromosome 7, fPerMag1.2.pri, whole genome shotgun sequence genomic window:
- the LOC117374110 gene encoding protein-L-isoaspartate O-methyltransferase domain-containing protein 2 isoform X1: MGGAVSAGEDNDDLIDNLKEAYYIRSELVERAFRAIDRADYYLDEYRDNAYKDLAWRHGNIHLSAPCIYSEVMEALDLHPGLSFLNLGSGTGYLSTMVGLILGPFGVNHGIELHADVMEYAYQKLERFIKTCDSFDRFEFCEPSFVVGNCLDIPPHSRQYDRVYCGAGVQKEHEDYMKNLLKLGGVLVMPLEEKLTKITRTGTNSWETKKIISVSFAPLVQPKPSNGRPRTVPLPQYEVRSLQELSRFCIRHALRVSPAPHSSPRGRAAFGVSRGLAVAGLHKYGSRFKRRRVHRRHCNALVLATRQVVASTHSSIVPTPPDGNNNQGVGAVSGVGGVLEEEEVSGERGTSGERAVVRNQRRGRRVCRSLEEEEEEEEEEGGEGDEEEAVGETEEERETLELLRPQPSVNLLRERILALPLPEPLKLYLLFYREK; encoded by the exons ATGGGAGGGGCCGTGAGCGCGGGCGAGGATAACGACGACCTCATTGATAACCTGAAGGAGGCGTACTACATCCGCTCTGAGCTGGTGGAGCGGGCGTTCAGAGCTATAGACCGGGCGGACTACTACCTCGACGAGTACAGGGACAACGCATACAag GACCTGGCCTGGAGACATGGGAACATCCACCTGTCTGCTCCCTGTATTTACTCTGAGGTGATGGAGGCTCTGGACCTCCACCCAGGACTCTCTTTCCTCAACCTGGGCAGTGGGACGGGGTACCTCAGCACCATGGTGGGGCTCATCCTGG GGCCTTTTGGAGTGAACCACGGCATCGAGCTCCATGCAGATGTGATGGAATACGCCTATCAGAAACTGGAGCGCTTCATCAAGACCTGCGACAGCTTTGACAG gtTTGAGTTTTGCGAGCCATCCTTCGTGGTGGGGAACTGTTTGGACATCCCTCCGCACTCGAGGCAGTATGATCGGGTTTACTGCGGTGCCGGTGTTCAGAAGGAGCACGAGGATTACATGAAGAACCTGCTGAAGCTTGGAGGGGTGCTGGTCATGCCCCTCGAGGAGAAG CTGACAAAAATCACTCGCACTGGGACCAACAGCTGGGAGACCAAAAAGATCATCTCTGTGTCATTCGCTCCTCTGGTCCAACCCAAACCGAGCAACGGGAGACCCAGGACTGTGCCTCTAC CGCAGTACGAGGTGCGCTCTCTACAAGAGCTGTCTCGATTCTGTATCCGTCACGCTCTCAGAGTTAGCCCAGCCCCTCACAGCTCACCTCGGGGCCGGGCAGCGTTCGGTGTTAGTCGGGGGCTGGCGGTCGCTGGGCTCCACAAATACGGCTCCAGGTTCAAACGGCGCCGAGTCCACAGACGCCACTGCAACGCTCTGGTGCTAGCAACCAGACAGGTGGTCGCTAgcacacacag CAGTATAGTCCCCACCCCCCCCGACGGTAACAACAACCAGGGAGTTGGTGCAGTCTCTGGAGTGGGCGGTGTCctcgaagaggaggaggtgtctggggagagAGGGACGTCCGGTGAGAGGGCGGTCGTGCGAAACCAGAGGAGAGGCCGAAGAGTGTGCAGGagcctggaggaggaggaggaggaggaagaggaggagggaggagagggagatgaagaggaggctgtgggagagacggaggaggagagggagacattGGAGCTGCTCAGACCCCAGCCCTCAGTGAACCTGCTCAGGGAGAGGATCCTGGCTCTGCCCCTCCCAGAACCACTCAAACTCTACCTGCTGTTCTACAGGGAGAAGTGA
- the LOC117374110 gene encoding protein-L-isoaspartate O-methyltransferase domain-containing protein 2 isoform X2 — MGGAVSAGEDNDDLIDNLKEAYYIRSELVERAFRAIDRADYYLDEYRDNAYKDLAWRHGNIHLSAPCIYSEVMEALDLHPGLSFLNLGSGTGYLSTMVGLILGPFGVNHGIELHADVMEYAYQKLERFIKTCDSFDRFEFCEPSFVVGNCLDIPPHSRQYDRVYCGAGVQKEHEDYMKNLLKLGGVLVMPLEEKLTKITRTGTNSWETKKIISVSFAPLVQPKPSNGRPRTVPLPQYEVRSLQELSRFCIRHALRVSPAPHSSPRGRAAFGVSRGLAVAGLHKYGSRFKRRRVHRRHCNALVLATRQVVASTHSIVPTPPDGNNNQGVGAVSGVGGVLEEEEVSGERGTSGERAVVRNQRRGRRVCRSLEEEEEEEEEEGGEGDEEEAVGETEEERETLELLRPQPSVNLLRERILALPLPEPLKLYLLFYREK, encoded by the exons ATGGGAGGGGCCGTGAGCGCGGGCGAGGATAACGACGACCTCATTGATAACCTGAAGGAGGCGTACTACATCCGCTCTGAGCTGGTGGAGCGGGCGTTCAGAGCTATAGACCGGGCGGACTACTACCTCGACGAGTACAGGGACAACGCATACAag GACCTGGCCTGGAGACATGGGAACATCCACCTGTCTGCTCCCTGTATTTACTCTGAGGTGATGGAGGCTCTGGACCTCCACCCAGGACTCTCTTTCCTCAACCTGGGCAGTGGGACGGGGTACCTCAGCACCATGGTGGGGCTCATCCTGG GGCCTTTTGGAGTGAACCACGGCATCGAGCTCCATGCAGATGTGATGGAATACGCCTATCAGAAACTGGAGCGCTTCATCAAGACCTGCGACAGCTTTGACAG gtTTGAGTTTTGCGAGCCATCCTTCGTGGTGGGGAACTGTTTGGACATCCCTCCGCACTCGAGGCAGTATGATCGGGTTTACTGCGGTGCCGGTGTTCAGAAGGAGCACGAGGATTACATGAAGAACCTGCTGAAGCTTGGAGGGGTGCTGGTCATGCCCCTCGAGGAGAAG CTGACAAAAATCACTCGCACTGGGACCAACAGCTGGGAGACCAAAAAGATCATCTCTGTGTCATTCGCTCCTCTGGTCCAACCCAAACCGAGCAACGGGAGACCCAGGACTGTGCCTCTAC CGCAGTACGAGGTGCGCTCTCTACAAGAGCTGTCTCGATTCTGTATCCGTCACGCTCTCAGAGTTAGCCCAGCCCCTCACAGCTCACCTCGGGGCCGGGCAGCGTTCGGTGTTAGTCGGGGGCTGGCGGTCGCTGGGCTCCACAAATACGGCTCCAGGTTCAAACGGCGCCGAGTCCACAGACGCCACTGCAACGCTCTGGTGCTAGCAACCAGACAGGTGGTCGCTAgcacacacag TATAGTCCCCACCCCCCCCGACGGTAACAACAACCAGGGAGTTGGTGCAGTCTCTGGAGTGGGCGGTGTCctcgaagaggaggaggtgtctggggagagAGGGACGTCCGGTGAGAGGGCGGTCGTGCGAAACCAGAGGAGAGGCCGAAGAGTGTGCAGGagcctggaggaggaggaggaggaggaagaggaggagggaggagagggagatgaagaggaggctgtgggagagacggaggaggagagggagacattGGAGCTGCTCAGACCCCAGCCCTCAGTGAACCTGCTCAGGGAGAGGATCCTGGCTCTGCCCCTCCCAGAACCACTCAAACTCTACCTGCTGTTCTACAGGGAGAAGTGA
- the LOC117374110 gene encoding protein-L-isoaspartate O-methyltransferase domain-containing protein 2 isoform X3: MEALDLHPGLSFLNLGSGTGYLSTMVGLILGPFGVNHGIELHADVMEYAYQKLERFIKTCDSFDRFEFCEPSFVVGNCLDIPPHSRQYDRVYCGAGVQKEHEDYMKNLLKLGGVLVMPLEEKLTKITRTGTNSWETKKIISVSFAPLVQPKPSNGRPRTVPLPQYEVRSLQELSRFCIRHALRVSPAPHSSPRGRAAFGVSRGLAVAGLHKYGSRFKRRRVHRRHCNALVLATRQVVASTHSSIVPTPPDGNNNQGVGAVSGVGGVLEEEEVSGERGTSGERAVVRNQRRGRRVCRSLEEEEEEEEEEGGEGDEEEAVGETEEERETLELLRPQPSVNLLRERILALPLPEPLKLYLLFYREK; this comes from the exons ATGGAGGCTCTGGACCTCCACCCAGGACTCTCTTTCCTCAACCTGGGCAGTGGGACGGGGTACCTCAGCACCATGGTGGGGCTCATCCTGG GGCCTTTTGGAGTGAACCACGGCATCGAGCTCCATGCAGATGTGATGGAATACGCCTATCAGAAACTGGAGCGCTTCATCAAGACCTGCGACAGCTTTGACAG gtTTGAGTTTTGCGAGCCATCCTTCGTGGTGGGGAACTGTTTGGACATCCCTCCGCACTCGAGGCAGTATGATCGGGTTTACTGCGGTGCCGGTGTTCAGAAGGAGCACGAGGATTACATGAAGAACCTGCTGAAGCTTGGAGGGGTGCTGGTCATGCCCCTCGAGGAGAAG CTGACAAAAATCACTCGCACTGGGACCAACAGCTGGGAGACCAAAAAGATCATCTCTGTGTCATTCGCTCCTCTGGTCCAACCCAAACCGAGCAACGGGAGACCCAGGACTGTGCCTCTAC CGCAGTACGAGGTGCGCTCTCTACAAGAGCTGTCTCGATTCTGTATCCGTCACGCTCTCAGAGTTAGCCCAGCCCCTCACAGCTCACCTCGGGGCCGGGCAGCGTTCGGTGTTAGTCGGGGGCTGGCGGTCGCTGGGCTCCACAAATACGGCTCCAGGTTCAAACGGCGCCGAGTCCACAGACGCCACTGCAACGCTCTGGTGCTAGCAACCAGACAGGTGGTCGCTAgcacacacag CAGTATAGTCCCCACCCCCCCCGACGGTAACAACAACCAGGGAGTTGGTGCAGTCTCTGGAGTGGGCGGTGTCctcgaagaggaggaggtgtctggggagagAGGGACGTCCGGTGAGAGGGCGGTCGTGCGAAACCAGAGGAGAGGCCGAAGAGTGTGCAGGagcctggaggaggaggaggaggaggaagaggaggagggaggagagggagatgaagaggaggctgtgggagagacggaggaggagagggagacattGGAGCTGCTCAGACCCCAGCCCTCAGTGAACCTGCTCAGGGAGAGGATCCTGGCTCTGCCCCTCCCAGAACCACTCAAACTCTACCTGCTGTTCTACAGGGAGAAGTGA